A DNA window from Zingiber officinale cultivar Zhangliang chromosome 3A, Zo_v1.1, whole genome shotgun sequence contains the following coding sequences:
- the LOC122051149 gene encoding uncharacterized protein LOC122051149 isoform X2: protein MVTYFEAGYTSRTNRPCTIWVRSGFRVFYGFISFFIGVALPFLSSLAGILGGLTLPQFLGIMESKTWIWNRKSTGKNIEKGKTLELEKSIENLNEQLSSVRSESNAKDDLLAKQAKVAEEAISGWEKAEARALALQKQLDDALLQKKMAEERLVEQDTELQEFRQQLIY from the exons ATGGTAACCTA CTTTGAAGCAGGTTATACAAGCCGAACAAATCGACCCTGCACGATTTGGGTTCGATCTGGCTTCCGAGTATTTTATGGCTTCATCTCGTTCTTCATTGGAGTAGCACTTCCTTTCCTGTCTAGTCTTGCTGGCATCTTGGGTGGCCTCACTCTCCCG CAATTTTTGGGAATCATGGAGAGCAAGACGTGGATATGGAATAGGAAGTCCACAGGGAAGAACATTGAG AAAGGGAAGACCCTGGAGTTGGAGAAATCTATAGAAAACTTGAACGAACAACTATCTTCTGTCCGCAGCGAGTCCAATGCTAAAGATGATCTTTTGGCAAAGCAAGCAAAAGTAGCTGAGGAAGCAATTTcag GATGGGAAAAAGCAGAAGCTCGAGCTCTGGCATTACAGAAACAATTGGATGATGCCTTGCTTCAGAAGAAAATGGCAGAAGAAAGATTAGTCGAACAGGATACAGAATTACAAGAATTCAGGCAGCAACTAATTTATTAG
- the LOC122051149 gene encoding uncharacterized protein LOC122051149 isoform X1 produces the protein MLVFDSFEAGYTSRTNRPCTIWVRSGFRVFYGFISFFIGVALPFLSSLAGILGGLTLPQFLGIMESKTWIWNRKSTGKNIEKGKTLELEKSIENLNEQLSSVRSESNAKDDLLAKQAKVAEEAISGWEKAEARALALQKQLDDALLQKKMAEERLVEQDTELQEFRQQLIY, from the exons ATGCTTGTTTTTGACAGCTTTGAAGCAGGTTATACAAGCCGAACAAATCGACCCTGCACGATTTGGGTTCGATCTGGCTTCCGAGTATTTTATGGCTTCATCTCGTTCTTCATTGGAGTAGCACTTCCTTTCCTGTCTAGTCTTGCTGGCATCTTGGGTGGCCTCACTCTCCCG CAATTTTTGGGAATCATGGAGAGCAAGACGTGGATATGGAATAGGAAGTCCACAGGGAAGAACATTGAG AAAGGGAAGACCCTGGAGTTGGAGAAATCTATAGAAAACTTGAACGAACAACTATCTTCTGTCCGCAGCGAGTCCAATGCTAAAGATGATCTTTTGGCAAAGCAAGCAAAAGTAGCTGAGGAAGCAATTTcag GATGGGAAAAAGCAGAAGCTCGAGCTCTGGCATTACAGAAACAATTGGATGATGCCTTGCTTCAGAAGAAAATGGCAGAAGAAAGATTAGTCGAACAGGATACAGAATTACAAGAATTCAGGCAGCAACTAATTTATTAG